From the genome of Biomphalaria glabrata chromosome 17, xgBioGlab47.1, whole genome shotgun sequence, one region includes:
- the LOC106056302 gene encoding uncharacterized protein LOC106056302: MHQSRSPAVKTALRRFRCLPVKICLILVITLSYVALQFYSGHWGTSRPVTAYSSREDELRQYQMKEVDLDFIRRAGLVDHKIADLSDSDIDGMNQTELMVTVHSYLDNCDTLCKRRLRMGLIGEGGWEVCDDEGVRPRSHRCLVYSFGNERVFSFEDDVARVYRCEVHIFKASTERAEYNRSSLIHVHPYGVGRVTEITPLGTELHTFADIRSILNHAGIAIDLVKMDIENGEWSVLSGMLLDKQLHNIRQLLVEFHVGFPPNLDRLRRIVRVMRSLSRIGFRKFYVHKNPRGSYHHPHFPILRSRNYEIHFLNSKYL; the protein is encoded by the exons CGCCTGCTGTGAAGACTGCCCTGCGCAGGTTCCGGTGCCTGCCAGTGAAAATCTGCCTCATCCTCGTCATCACGCTGAGCTACGTAGCTCTCCAGTTCTACAGCGGACATTGGGGTACCAGCCGCCCTGTCACAGCTTACAGCTCCAGAGAGGATGAGC TGAGGCAGTACCAAATGAAAGAAGTTGATCTGGACTTCATACGGCGGGCAGGACTCGTTGATCATAAGATAGCCGATTTATCCGACTCGGACATTGATGGCATGAATCAGACAGAGCTCATGGTAACTGTCCATAGCTATTTGGACAACTGTGACACGCTCTGCAAGCGCCGACTCCGGATGGGCCTAATAGGAGAAGGCGGTTGGGAGGTATGCGACGACGAAGGGGTCAGGCCCAGGTCGCACCGGTGCCTGGTATACTCCTTCGGGAACGAACGGGTATTCAGCTTCGAAGACGACGTGGCCCGAGTGTACCGGTGCGAAGTTCATATCTTCAAAGCGTCCACGGAAAGAGCCGAGTACAACCGGAGCAGCCTGATCCACGTCCATCCGTACGGAGTCGGCCGAGTCACAGAAATCACGCCTTTGGGAACTGAGCTTCATACCTTTGCAGACATACGCAGCATCTTAAACCACGCTGGAATAGCCATCGATCTGGTAAAAATGGACATTGAGAATGGAGAGTGGTCAGTTTTGAGCGGCATGTTGCTGGACAAGCAACTTCACAACATCAGGCAGCTCCTAGTGGAGTTCCACGTGGGATTTCCGCCAAATCTAGATCGTCTGCGTCGAATTGTGAGAGTCATGCGCAGTCTGAGTAGAATAGGATTTCGAAAATTTTACGTCCACAAAAATCCAAGGGGAAGCTATCACCATCCACATTTTCCTATTCTCAGGTCCAGAAATTATGAAATTCATTTTTTGAattctaaatatttataa